The Sesamum indicum cultivar Zhongzhi No. 13 linkage group LG6, S_indicum_v1.0, whole genome shotgun sequence genomic interval CACAGTGGACTTCATTTTCGGGAATGCGGCAGTAGTTTTCCAGAACTGCAACCTCTACCCCCGTCTGCCGATGTCCAATCAGTTCAACGCGATCACTGCTCAAGGCAGAACTGATCCTAACCAAAACACTGGAATTTCTATACAGAATTGCACGATTCGAGCTGCCGACGACTTGGCTAACAGTAATATCACGATCAGGACTTATCTCGGGCGGCCCTGGAAAGAATACTCGAGAACTGTTTACATGCAATCATTTATGGACAGTTTGATAAATCCGGCGGGGTGGACTATTTGGTCTGGAGATTTTGCGTTAAACACATCGTACTACGCTGAGTTTAACAATTCAGGGCCGGGATCAAACACCAGTCAGAGAGTGACGTGGCCTGGATTTCATATCATCAATGAAACTGATGCTGCTAATTTCACTGTGTCCGCGTTCTTGCTAGGTGATGATTGGATACCTCAAACGGGGGCCCCCTATACCGCAGGGTTATTGTGATCACGATTCTTCTACATCTGcatccttttttttgttttgatttttttgtattcaAGATTCTTCCAATTGTTTATTcagaaaattaataagaaatcaAAGTACAAGAATACTTTGTTAATGTTGTTGGTtgaaaataatactaaataatatttaaaaaaaaaagcgatatttgtaagtatttttaaattcgatGCTTCACCATCAATTAATTGGTTAAGTAAGAGAAAGTCGTAAGttcaaatccaaatacaaaaaaattcaatggaTACCGGCCATTATTAAACCTAATTCTCATCAAAGAATTAGGTTATTAATTCAATCATCTCAGCTTAGCTCAAGaattatactattaattaGTTGGGCAGCCATCAGGGTCAACCCATTACGGTTCATGGTTGGGCCACAGTTCAACCCGACCCATTAATTGATGTGGAatatgatgatgtgatatataattaattaatgatgacGATATGCGATTATATATCGATCTTCaattaatacaatataaaagCCTCATGATAATGATGATTGAACGGACAATACTCATTTTCTTtacatataattcaaatatcacCTCAATTCAATTGAAGTCCACTTAAGCTGCACTTCTTGTTACCCTTATGCCACTCAGCTTCTGAGTCTGTCCCTGTTATGTTCTCTGCCTTTAAGCTGCGCATCGCACATGTTCGTGATGGAAACCGCACCGTTGACGTACTTGTTACCATCCTTGTACGCTTTTGGTAGAATCGCATTTATTACCTCCTCGGTCAACGTGTTGGTTGCAACTTGCAAAGGAATTGTCCATAAAAtcgaaataaataatttttttttacatttgcaaactaattattaatgaattaattacaaatatcgaTTAGtattaaatgttatataaGGAGATTACAGTGCTTGTGTTATATTATTTGAGGAGGCAATTTTATATAAGCAGGATGTGCTTGAACgtgtaatttattcatattttaataaaaaaaagttatttattgtattttgggTCGTGTACTCTATAATAGGACTTCAGCATTgtgtaaaattatgaatatttaaataattttattttatatttgattaatttattcattttttatttcctttcagtaccaaaattattaataaaatataataattaattgtaatgaAATCGGGTGTAATCAAAAGagacttttttatttatttgtattccAAAAACACGTGTAATGCACGTGCTCCCTTACAATTTATGATTGGAAGCGGAAAAAGAAACTCATCACCCTGTGCATGTTATGGATGAATTGATCAGTTCCACGTTAATTAATCCGCCTTAAGAATGTTCTGTGCGGCCGTCAACAAGCCCTTGAGATAATCGTTGTAGTCCCTCAAATCCTGAGACCACTCAATTTCTATCTCTGATTTCTTCTCCGCTTTCTCCTCGTCGTTGCTGGCTTTCAGCTGCGTATCGCACACGTCGATGCTGGTAATCGCCGCCCTCAGGAATTTCTTAGCTTCCTCATACGACTTCCCCAGAAGTTCATTGATCGCGTCCTCGATCAGGTCGTCCAGGGGGTTGTACTGATCCAAGCAGTCGCTCAGTGCGGCTTGCAGCGATGGAGCCAGTTCTGAGAAGTTTCCGATGATTGTCTTGATCTTCGAGGTAACGTTAACTGCATGGTCCTCTACGTACCTGAGGGTGAAGAAGGCGAGTTCGCTGGCCGCAGCCTGCTGATGCGGGGGTGCGGATCGCAGAGTGTCGAAGCATTGTGGTTCATGACTCCCCACGCCACGGCATGCAGTCTCGATCAGAGGGTTACCGGACTGTTTGGAGATTTTGTGAGTAAGGTGGAGTTGGAGGCGGAGCTTGGGAGGCTGAAGCTTGGCGGTGGTGGAGTGGCTGAGGGTGAAGAGGAGTACGGACAGGAAAAACAGGTTGCACGACATGGTTGCAGTTTGTGATAGGGATGTTTTGTAGGTTTTCCGTTTCTCCTCTTGCTTATGAatgtaggtatatatataagtttccACTTTCTGCTTTCCTTAAAGGATGAGAGGACGAATGATGTAATGAGAAAGATGCATAATAAAGAGAGACCGCTCTCTTTCATGCTTGGAATTGAATGGCTGGAAATGATGAGTGATTCGAAGTTGCTCCACAATCAAAGGGAGACTGAATTTCAGCCTCTCAAATCCAGGATGAGACCGTGTTTGCAGCTGCCAAATCTTTgcctatttatttaatttctttttgtatgtGCTGCAAAAGCAAATATGGACCTAACAATTAAAGTTtagattcaattaatttacaaGTATTTTCTCAACTATGGTAAAGTTAAATTAATCGGTTGTGAAACTCATCGATTCCGACATAAGTATTTGAATGAAGGAAAAATACTCAACATTTATGCCCTAGacaaaattgcatttgttTGTCCACATTCTAAAGACAACCAATTAACTATGAGGATGCTGTATGATTTAGAATATGAGCCATAtcaatcttataattttaatagatgGAGGCGCAGTGTTTTATGTGCCTTTTTTTTCTCACCAGAATCATACAACAGTATGTTATCATCCATTCTGACAGCGGTTTCAAGTTCACCTCCGACCTAGGCCTTAGATGGGATTTCAAGAATccatttgatcaatttatgttgttgtttcttttttctctttttgattttttattctaatctTGTCATGCGTTTGAACCTGCTGATTCCACATCCAATTTGGtaaattcttcaatttaaTTGTCGTATTTTTGCCACATCACACTATTCtggcaatttttttatattccatCTGGctttgatttaattagtataaaatttaaaaattgtgaatCTAAATATGCATACACTGATTGACATGAAAATGACTACCATTCTCATAGGAGAGTGTGAATGCAATTTTGTGAGAATGCCGCATGTATTAGGACTTTGATGGGACATTATTGGGTTTTCTTAATAGGCCACTTTTCTTTTACTaacatgactaaaattataattctgcCCAATGCCCTAATTAATGAGCGCAAGATTCATGAATTTGAGACCGAAACAGGAGCACTGTCGACTTGTCAAGCCGTCACACGTTAGTcacatttgtttatttttcaacaacCCTAATTATCAATGATGGGAAGAATCTTAATCATTGGATTTGGAGCATGTTTCATTACTTGATTCGGTCCGaaccaatttaattataaaataaatatgatatattaattctgtgaatgatattttttaaactgtaCACATATTACATaacaagtatattacacttcTCATGCGATTGATTTACCAAATTAAGTTGGACAAAAAGTTTAGATCAAAGTAAATTTGGCAAATCAAACAAAGGGTCGGGCTGTAAACCTGCGAAAGTAGAATTTGACGTAGACAGCCTTGGGGGAACTATCGATATATACGAAGAGGGCCTTTGTCCATCCCACAATATTGGTTAATTTGGCCGGTAACATTGGTCAATTAAAGTATTTGTAAGGAAAGGGCGGCAGGCTAATACATCCACTAATTttgagtgtaattatattaatcttCCATTATTGAAgaatagtttaatttagtcCCTAACAATTAATGTTCGTTCATCACTAgaattcaatcaaaatattaatatgggttcttttagaaaaatataaattctaactaaattatatgataatttaaaagtgaAGCTATTgtaatttcattcattttttagtcAATTTGGTTAGGAAATTTGCATGATCCGATTAAACTTTAATCTTGTAAGAGTTGACATTGTTTGctatttataggactaaaattataaaattagccaaaaaatagttaaaatgtttaattaaatgactaaagaaaaatcaatttatgctgaacaaaaaatgacatattttcttaaattacacaatgaaaattatattttttttctttaaaaataaaatgcatacCAATCAAACATTATTACGCCACAAAGTGTGTTATGAAAAAATGATGGAAGATGTTGAGCCAGTTTCTTTAAATAGGGGTATGGATGAGTTCTTTGTATCTGTATTAATTCTTCTCAATCTTAGGCCCACAAGTGCTGAAACTGAAGCCCCAAGCGAGAAATGGAGAGAATTGTCCACAAAAACCTCAATGTAAACGGCATTAACATGCACGTAGCCGAAATAGGCGACGGCCCCGCCGTCCTATTCCTCCACGGCTTCCCTGAACTCTGGTACTCCTGGCGCCACCAGATGCTCTACCTCTCCGCCCGAGGCTACCGTGCAATTGCCCCTGACCTCCGTGGCTACGGCGACACCGACGCACCGCCCTCTCCCTCATCTTACACCACTTTCCACATTGTTGGCGACCTGGTGGCCCTGCTGGATGCTCTAGGCCTCGACCAGGTTTTCCTGGTGGCGCACGACTGGGGAGCCCTGATTGCCTGGTGCTTCTGCCTCTTCAGACCCGATCGGATTAAGGCTTTGGTAAACATGAGCGTGCAGTTCCACCCCAGGCATCCGGAGATCAAAACACTTCAACGATATAGAGATCTTTTAGGTGATGATTTCTACATGTGCAGATTCCAGGTACCCTAAATGctcaattatttaatgtttttttcttctgtgTGTGAACTAATAGATCCAGTAACTGTGATACAGAAACCAGGGGAAGCTGAGGAAGCATTTGCATGCGAGGAAATTACTCAAGTAATAAAATCGCTCTTCTCATTCCGCGGCGGACGGCCTATAGTCGTGCCCAAAGAACTTGGACTTGAGGTACTTTTCCAGGCTCCGGCAGAACTTCCGCCATGGCTGACTGAGGAAGACATCAACTACTTCGctacaaaattcaagaaaacaggATTCACTGGAGGACTGAACTACTATCGGGCAATGGATCTGTAATTCTTGGAATCTATATAgctctttgtttttttgggttttcctGAAATCCTGATCTTGTACTTGTTGCAGTATAAGTTGACTGGATTTATGGTTGAAATCCAGGAGTTGGGAGCTGATGGGGCCGTGGACAGGAGTTGAGGTGAAAGTACCAGTGAAATTCATAATAGGTGATGCAGATATAACGTATCATGTTCCAGGAGTTGAGGAATATATACACAAGGGAGGATTCAAGAAAGACGTGCCGGATCTAGAGGTGGTGGTGATGGAAGGGGTGGCGCACTTCATTAACCAAGAGAAGGCGGAGGAAGTGAGCCACCATATCTACCAATTCATCACCAGATTCTGATTCCTCAACAGTTGGTGTGCCTCTTTGAACAAGTGTCATGTTTCTGCTATGTACTGATTTTGTATACCCAGGAATAAATTAAGCATAATTTATGTCTTAAGATTTCTCCAATGAATACACATATTTTGTACCGCTGCTTGCTTCAATATTGATTCAAGggggtttatttattttgtaaaatatgaaataaatatctaCTCTACTGGGAACCATCTTGGACATTGATTCCGACTTTTCAGTTCTCGTGAGTAGGTAGTAGATGCAAGAGAGGAGGGCGTGGGTATGGGTATGGGTTTCCACCGCCGGGGGACCATTTGTGGGTGGGAGGAAGCAATGTCagttgcattttttatttcactttcatgcgtataaaaattacattttttattttatttcacatatattGGTAATGTTTTATCTAAAAAGGACTTCATATAGGTAATATGCATAATGTCTGGGATAAATTCAAGAATGCAACCAAAATTGGCTAAAATTGATTCTGTGCACAGgcattatatttcataaattaaaaatgataaatataaattatatgtattatttgatGATTAGATGAATATTCCcacaaaatgaatatttaatgTGAGTGCCCATATCCGCATTGTTGAATTTTGACAGCTGACTCATAACTATGCTATAACATTAATATGTGGAATGAAAGGCGAAccaaaatttcttaaaagtttaatttaatgaacGCTGCATAATGTAAAGTGGAGTCAAATAGTAGTGGGCCTCTGTCTGGGTCTGAGTATGCAATTTGCTCctcatttataaatactagAAAACACTCGGTATATTTgagtcatttaatttttattatactcATTTAGTCAAATAAAAGAGAACAAACATACAtaataatgtttggttttatttttgaccCATCTTCAAGACATTAAATGCAAATCGGATTTTGCAAGAGAGACAGCTTTCAAGAaacaaagtgaaaaaatagatcaaagcgttataaataaaataaaatcataatattttgaaaattttgcacttttgATCCATATGATAAAGAGTGTTTCACTTtgttctaaaaaaaattgtagcaTTTGAGATTATAAATACTACAATTTTTCCTGTGGGACAAAAATATGCCACAATTTTTGTCCCATATCTTTGATACAACTGTGTTGATTTTGATTGAATTCTGAAATTCAGGCAGACGTGAAAATGAGATGgtaagaaaacagaaaaatataactcatgcactatgtttgttttcatttttaagttATCTCCAGGACGAGTCAAAATATACTCAATATTTGCTATCATTCAAATATACCTTATCTaggttgtatttttttaactgtttagccataaatacatatatgtatacacatacatatacataaatatatataaaaagacataatttgacaatgaatagtaatatttgtctcccaaaatacaacattaaacagaCAATACTTagtttaaattatctccaaattaaaacaaatccaaacatacatattatctCCAAcatacacttatttatctttatttttctctctatctccacaaaacacaacaaaacattcaaaaaacaaatccagACCCTATGATGATGTCCGATCTTTGTAGCAAAGATGATTGAGCTGCATAGCAATACAAAACCTTACTATTTCTTATTGAAATTCTAATCAAGACCTAGTTAAactaaatccaatttaattacataacgAGTATAACATACTACAATATGATTATCTTTCTGTTGCGAAACTTAATTTGGGTAAAAGGTTTTCTTTATCATTTCCAGCTCGATTTACCCGAATGTGGCATGGGAAACCCAGAAACAGATCAAAACCTCTGGACGAAGTCATAAATATGTTGACTGATTTCCTCTGGTTTTTCCTGGTTGAGAAAGTGAGCCACTCCTTCcatgataactaattcttgCAAAAATGGTACCTGTTTTCTGAAGCCGCCGTTGTGTATATATTCCTTAACACCTGGTGTATTATACGTGAGATCAAGATCGCCAACAATGAACTTCACGGGTACTTTTATTTGCACACCAGTCCACGCTGCTGTCAGCTCCCAAGTTCTACATCAATGagataaattatgaaaacgGCTCGCTTAGATGAGTAGATCATTGTGCTAAAAATCTTAATGTCATAGATATAGCTAGCTTTGATCAACTCATTCCAGTTTTGTCCATATAGGTATGCACACAAAATCCTATGTTTAACATCAAGAAACGAAGTTGGAGTGAAGCATTTAGGGATCATATGATGATATGTGTTCAAGCATAGAATTGAAAATTGCTTTTGAAGAAGGGAAAAGAGAGATATGGCATTTCGTCTATGTTGAAAGATATGAATGAAAAAGCAGTCATAAGACAGGAAAACACAAACGCTTCCTTGTAAAACTTACAGGTCCATAGCTCGATAGTAGTTCAATCCACCTGTGAAGCCTTTCTTGTTGAATTTGGTAGCATAGTATTGAACATCGTCTTCCGACAACCAAGAGGGCAGTATGATTGGTTTATCAGTCCTGCCCCCAAATCCAACTTCCTTAGGCACCCGAAGTGGAGTTGGATTccttgaaattaaaaatttcttgaTCAGTTGTGCTGTGTCAACACGAGCAAACTCCTCCTCGGCCTCGCCAGGTTTCTACATAAGAAACCAATCAATTGTCTAAGCAACCACATCATTGcaccttttaattttaagcaACCACATGCAACGAACAAGTGCATTTGCTGTCGGACAAACATCATTTGCTCCCTATATCTCCAATTTGCAAGGATTAAAACTTTCATAAAGAGGCCCACCTAAAGATACTAATATTGCaccttttacttttaacttcTTCACAACCATTGGCAATGACaagcaaaattaatatgtcctagaaaaagaaaattccgGGATGCCACATCAAGAAAGGCCAAGAAATATACTTTGAACAGAATATACAATCAATTCCTTGATCCCGAAAAATAAGGAGCTGCAAATGATTAATCCACATAAAAACAAGAACATTCCATAAATAGTAACCTAATAAATGAGAACTGATAAGATTTTCAGCAAATATAATACTACTGTCGAGATTCACGCAACAGACACATTGCCAGGCGGCCATGATTCAACAGCTGAATTATgctttcatcaaatttgaaattcgaAAACTTAGCTCAggagagaaaatgaaattcaaatgaaatttaaagaagaaaaccTTATCATCTTATCACCATTAGCACAACATAAAGCAAGAGCCTACTGTAAGAACATATTACACTCAAAGAAAGCTCACTCCAAATTTAGGATTTAGCCAGGGGGTCAATACCTGAAATCTGCAGATATAATAATCATCACCAAGAATCGCCCGCATGGATTCCACAGGCttcctcctcggattcctCGGCTGGAAGACGACGCTCATGTTAACTAAGGCCTTAATTCTATCGGGGCGAAACAAGCAGAAATACCAGGCCATAACAGCTCCCCAATCGTGCCCCACCAAGAAAACCTGGTCCAGACCCAGAGCATCCAACAAGCCCACCAAATCACCGATGATATGGAAAGCAGTATAACTGGAAGCGGACGGCGGCGCGTCGGAATCACCGTAGCCGCGGAGGTCGGGGGCGATTGCACGGTATCCCCGAGAAGAAAGGGACAGCATCTGGTGGCGCCATGTGTACCAGAGCTCGGGGAAGCCGTGGAGGAATAGGATAGCAGGGCCCTCCCCGATTTCGGCAACGTGGATGTTAATTCCGTTTGTTTGAATATGTCTGTGTTGGATTCTCTCCATGGTTAACGTTTCTGGGGTAGATGGAGTTGGGCAGTGGGTTTTCAAAGATGTGTAGAATATGTGGAAGTAGTACTCTATTTCGACTTCATACGTACGAGAAAGAAATCAAGAGAGGAAATGTgacaaagaaattaaagagaaaacaGTGGGGAaaaggggagagagagagattgagacTTTCATTTCTTGTGATATAAATGGATATTGTTCAAAGAATCATAATTACActctgaaaatacaaaatagcTCTTGGCACATAACTGAAGAAAAGgctagtattttttttaaaagaaaaaaaaaacactctCCATATTCAGGCCACAATTTTTCATCATGAAAATTCGTCGGAAAAGAAGGGGAGGATGCATGTTGTCAGTACAATTAATAGGTGCTAagtgcatctttttttcaatttcaggcTGCATtctacatacttatttatcttttttcaaaGTGAAAAATGCCAATTAACCCTCATGATATTCTTGTGATGACTCgcacacaaataattaaataaaactaactCACTCTTTGGATGATCAATTTCTGAAGACAAATAAAGACAACTCTAAAAACTTCCATTCGAAGTCAATAATGATAAACTTTCAGAAGCTTTCTTCTCTACGCGTGAAGTTAAGCTGGCAATTTTTAACTTCACGCATAATAAGTTTCAATGTGGGAATCTGATGCTCTCGAAAACATTTACCCCTTAGTTTGGAGATGTACTCCATGTTTGTCAGTGTGATTTGACATCGTATGGCTCTTAAAAAGCAAGACGTACAAACAGATAATTCTTCATAGTAGTGTTGAACCAAGACAGATAGCTAATCGTGCTATCATGCATACTTCTGCGTGTTGCAATGATCAATGTTCATACAGTTATGCTATTATGCTATGCTGATCTTAGTTGTTCAATACCCCATCTACCACAATTTCAACCGTGACACATCTAAACCTCAGAATTTAGGAATGAAAATGCTACTAATTGGTTTTTTGCATTAGGCGATGCACTAAGCCAGGTGCCAAACAAATAAAGTATGTAATTAATGTTAAAGTAAAGAAATTAAACACGATGAATATCAAGTAAAATAGACAGATTTCTAGGCTAAAACCCCAAGATCCAACATTATCACAACATCAAAAACTTAATCTTAAGCGTCTTGCTTTAGGAAACATAATTGAGATCTTCTTCGTTGAAGAAAGTAGTGAAAATAACATGAACCTCCAAggagataaataatttttccagTCAAAACCAAGACACAAGGCAACTCTGTCACTAGGGATACAATCTAGCACATAGAATTTGGAAAACACAAATTCTGCATCAAACTTCACAATAACTATAAGTGGTTCAAACCCTGAAGCCCTTGctatttcttcttcctctggCACGCTCAAACTTCCTTCCCTTGGCTCGAACATAAGGCTTGGTATGGCTGTGTGGAACACCAGGTGCTGGACCAAAGTGCTTAACAGCCTCACGAGCCTTTCGTGACCCTCTCAAGAGTACCTGTTCAACAACACGCTCAGCCAATGTATGCGTTCAGAAGAATTAGAATAACTAGGTCTTGGCTGTTGTTCCTCCATCAATGAAGTGTTGATGCGAAGAACATCGGAAGCAAAGCTTCTCGACACACAATTGTGGTGAACTTTTACGAAATCATAACTCTGAATCCAAACCTCAACTACTTAAGAACACCATTATGCACTAACTATCACTTGTAGCATGATTACTGATGAATAATGTGcccataaaagaaaacaattaacAAAGAATCATAAGTTCCAGATAAAAAACCAAGACGAATACAACCTGAAACTCTAACCTCGacaaaaatggataaatgaaaaaagtaGGTACGCTAGGAGTAACATGTTGTGAAAGAAGAAATACTTCAACTTGTTAGATGATCCTCAAATAGGACAAACAGATACTATACCTCATTGTTTTGTTAACAAATACAGCAACAGTCCAGACAATACTTTCccagtaaaaatatttgactcAAATGCAACGAGATCCACAGTCAGGAATAAAGCAATTGGCAAAAAACACTTTTGAAAGTATTTACCGTGTTCTGCCCGAGCGGAGCCCTAAGAGCAAGCTGGTCAAATGTCAAACATTCTCCGCCTGCCTTCTCAATTCTAGCCCTGGCTGTCTCGGTGAACCTCAGTGCGGTGACCTTCAGAGCAGGGACTTCATGAACCCTAATATCATCAGTAACACTTCCAACAAGCACTGCAATCTTGTCCTCCTGCAGAGCGAAAAATAACAACATTGTAAAACTCAAGACGATCTGCCCCAAAAAAACACAAACTGAAAAGCTACGCCAGGTTTGCAAGCAACCTCTTGGTGGCTAATTCACTGTAATAAGCTTCAACACAAAAGTATTGCAACTCGGAAACCTGCGCGACTAAACTTTCTACAACTAAAGTGTCCAATATACCCGCTAACCAGTTATTTCACAACCTCGGGGGTAGAAAATTCAGTTATCATCCAaaatcaacaacaataatCAAGGAAATAGATTCACTAATCCTATAATCATGAGCATAATAACCCCCCGTATGATTCATACAAATGAATACCTTGCCATTCATGAGGCTGATGAGAcgggagagagaaagagggggCCTGTTAACCCTACTCATGAAAAGCCTCTTGAGCACCACTGCATTAAACCTGCTGCCAGTTCTCCTCACCAGAAACCGGTACAACTGCCATGTTATCACGCACAGTATAAGATCATGTGATCTACAGGAACCCTAATTCATGTACAATAAATTGAAGACATCAAGGAGACCTTGACAAGGAGTTTGAGGTAAATATCATTGGATTTAGGGGCGGTGCGCTTGGTCTTCTTGCTCTTACCTCCGGCTA includes:
- the LOC105163104 gene encoding uncharacterized protein LOC105163104 — its product is MERIVHKNLNVNGINMHVAEIGDGPAVLFLHGFPELWYSWRHQMLYLSARGYRAIAPDLRGYGDTDAPPSPSSYTTFHIVGDLVALLDALGLDQVFLVAHDWGALIAWCFCLFRPDRIKALVNMSVQFHPRHPEIKTLQRYRDLLGDDFYMCRFQKPGEAEEAFACEEITQVIKSLFSFRGGRPIVVPKELGLEVLFQAPAELPPWLTEEDINYFATKFKKTGFTGGLNYYRAMDLSWELMGPWTGVEVKVPVKFIIGDADITYHVPGVEEYIHKGGFKKDVPDLEVVVMEGVAHFINQEKAEEVSHHIYQFITRF
- the LOC105163107 gene encoding uncharacterized protein LOC105163107, whose protein sequence is MERIQHRHIQTNGINIHVAEIGEGPAILFLHGFPELWYTWRHQMLSLSSRGYRAIAPDLRGYGDSDAPPSASSYTAFHIIGDLVGLLDALGLDQVFLVGHDWGAVMAWYFCLFRPDRIKALVNMSVVFQPRNPRRKPVESMRAILGDDYYICRFQKPGEAEEEFARVDTAQLIKKFLISRNPTPLRVPKEVGFGGRTDKPIILPSWLSEDDVQYYATKFNKKGFTGGLNYYRAMDLTWELTAAWTGVQIKVPVKFIVGDLDLTYNTPGVKEYIHNGGFRKQVPFLQELVIMEGVAHFLNQEKPEEISQHIYDFVQRF
- the LOC105163108 gene encoding 60S ribosomal protein L18-2, which translates into the protein MGIDLVAGGKSKKTKRTAPKSNDIYLKLLVKLYRFLVRRTGSRFNAVVLKRLFMSRVNRPPLSLSRLISLMNGKEDKIAVLVGSVTDDIRVHEVPALKVTALRFTETARARIEKAGGECLTFDQLALRAPLGQNTVLLRGSRKAREAVKHFGPAPGVPHSHTKPYVRAKGRKFERARGRRNSKGFRV